The DNA segment TAAAGAATGAAAGATACTCCATCCTGTTGCTTTGATCAGGTTGTTTACAATTGTTTCCATGTTATTGATTACTTAATTCATCCAGATATTTCTTTATCGAATCGATCTCATCTTTACTAGCCTTATGGTTACCCAGGGCCTGTATCACCATGCGTGCGGCTGAACCATTAAAAACATTATCGATCATTTTATTCACCAAATGTTGCTGGGTTTTTTGCTGATTGATCAATGCGCTGTAAATGTGTGTTTTAGCGGAAGTATCCCGGGCTACCAAACCTTTTTCATGCATAATCTGCATCAGTTTTAGTGTAGTTGTATAACCTGCGTCCTTATTTTTTTCTAAAACTTCATGTACATCCCTTACTGTGCAATCTCCTTTTTCCCATAGGATCTGCAAAATTTCGAGTTCACTTTCTGTCGGTTTCAAGTTTGCTGTTCCTGTCATAATATCATAGTACGAATGGTTTCGTAATCAAATATACGAATCTATTCGTAGATGCAAAATATTTTAACAAAAAAATTAAACAGGTGAGGATTAACGCTTTCCTTTAGTCCTTAGCGCTTCATATTTATTGATGTTGGCCGGATCCACTTCTGCCAGTAAATTATATGCTTTGATTACATCCTGAGGGTCGGGAAGTACGGCAATTACATTCACAAGCTCATCAGCTTTGGTAGCCAGGTACATATTGGGGAAAATAGAGCCCAGCTTTTGTTTATCCATAAGTTTTAAGCCCGATAGAAGGGCTGCAATTTTTTTAGCCGCTTTAGCAGGATCTTCCTGCATCTGGTCTAAGCCAGTATAGTGGTAATCATAAATGAACTGCCTCAGTTCCTCAAAGCTTTTGTTCTGCAAGTTCTCATTTAACCAATATCTGTTGCGCAGTCCATCAAAGGCTTTCCAACCCTTATTCCCTGATACCTGGGCTACATTTAAGATATTTTGTGCTTTGTTGTAAAAATGTGTGCCGCCAAGTTTGCTGAAACTATCTTTATCCAGGCCAATAATGGTATAAGCATAAAAGCTCAGCAGCGAACTTAAATTAGAGATGAAATTCTGATCGGAGAAATCCAGCGACTGGCCTTCATTGAAATTAAAATCAAAGTCTTTGTCGCTAATGTTCAGCAAAGTGCTGTTGTAAGCGGTGTTGTAAACTGGCCTGCTCGATTGGATCTGTGCTTCTGCTTTATAGGCCGAACTTCCATCCCAGGCAGTTATAGTAATTACGAAATTGCATTCTATGCGTTCTGGTGGAGTATAAGTTTCGTTACTCCACTTATTGTTGTTTAAAAACTCTCTGATGGTATTTTGTAAAATCTCTAAATTCCTTTTGTTGATGTTTGGAACAGTAGGGGCCATCAATTGTACCCTTGTATTTAATTCCTGGGCTTGCAGTGCCGCAGCACACAAAATACAGAGTAAGACAAGAGCGCAAAGTTTTCTCATACATTAACCAGCTTTAATATTTCATTGCAAATATCTTTGGCCACCTCGGTTTTCGATTTCATTTCAAAAACTATTTTTTCGGCGGCTTTATTAAAGATAGTTATTTTATTGGTATCCATTTTAAAACCGGCACCTTTATCATTTAAAGAATTGAGTACAATGAGGTCCAGGTTCTTTTTTATCAGTTTTTCTTTGGCATAGGTTTCCTCATTTTGTGTTTCGAGTGCAAAACCTACCAATATTTGCCGGTCAGTTTTTAATTGACCCAGGGTAGCCAGAATATCCGTTGTTTTTTTGAGCTCCAGGTTAAACTCATTGCTGGTTTTTTTTATCTTTTGCTCAGCCCTGGTTACCGGTGTATAATCTGCCACAGCAGCACTCATTACTGTAATGTCTGCCTTGCCAAATTCAGCTTTGCAGGCACTAAGCATATCGGCAGCACTTACCACATCAATCCGTTTGAGCTCATAATTGCTTTTTTCGGTAGTAGGACCAGTAATCAGCGTTACATCTGCACCCAGGCTTGCAAACCTGTTTGCAATAGCAAAACCCATTTTACCCGAAGAGTGGTTTCCTATAAAACGAACAGGGTCTATGGCCTCATAAGTAGGGCCCGCCGTAACCATGATCTT comes from the Pedobacter heparinus DSM 2366 genome and includes:
- a CDS encoding BlaI/MecI/CopY family transcriptional regulator gives rise to the protein MTGTANLKPTESELEILQILWEKGDCTVRDVHEVLEKNKDAGYTTTLKLMQIMHEKGLVARDTSAKTHIYSALINQQKTQQHLVNKMIDNVFNGSAARMVIQALGNHKASKDEIDSIKKYLDELSNQ
- a CDS encoding DUF4835 family protein — translated: MRKLCALVLLCILCAAALQAQELNTRVQLMAPTVPNINKRNLEILQNTIREFLNNNKWSNETYTPPERIECNFVITITAWDGSSAYKAEAQIQSSRPVYNTAYNSTLLNISDKDFDFNFNEGQSLDFSDQNFISNLSSLLSFYAYTIIGLDKDSFSKLGGTHFYNKAQNILNVAQVSGNKGWKAFDGLRNRYWLNENLQNKSFEELRQFIYDYHYTGLDQMQEDPAKAAKKIAALLSGLKLMDKQKLGSIFPNMYLATKADELVNVIAVLPDPQDVIKAYNLLAEVDPANINKYEALRTKGKR
- the coaBC gene encoding bifunctional phosphopantothenoylcysteine decarboxylase/phosphopantothenate--cysteine ligase CoaBC encodes the protein MLKNKKIILGVCGSIAAYKSAILVRLLVKAGANVKVILTAGAANFITPLTLATLSKNPVYTQYFEEETGVWSNHVELGLWADFMVIAPASANTLAKMASGLCDNLLTAVYLSAKCPVYVAPAMDLDMWKHESTAGNVQKLLTYGNQVIQPGSGELASGLFGEGRMAEPEDILAFLTDKVRSSLPLLGKKIMVTAGPTYEAIDPVRFIGNHSSGKMGFAIANRFASLGADVTLITGPTTEKSNYELKRIDVVSAADMLSACKAEFGKADITVMSAAVADYTPVTRAEQKIKKTSNEFNLELKKTTDILATLGQLKTDRQILVGFALETQNEETYAKEKLIKKNLDLIVLNSLNDKGAGFKMDTNKITIFNKAAEKIVFEMKSKTEVAKDICNEILKLVNV